One Deinococcus betulae genomic region harbors:
- a CDS encoding ParA family protein — translation MQTFTVFNHAGGAGKTSLTLNLGHELAASGLRVLLIDLDPQASLTGWLGVTGVTPEQTAHPVAVEGRPLPAPVPVHGLHLIPSHMTLALAERLMMGAVGAQGRLNRALGMVQDHYDVVLIDSPPSLGQLAILGALAADQMIVPVPTRQKGLDALPGLQVALREYREVRPDLDVALYVPTFYDARRLHDREVLSDLRAALSPLAEPMPQREAVWLDSTAQGAPVGLYAPGSPVHRDIQRLTRELAQVTGLVYAGGVA, via the coding sequence ATGCAAACGTTCACCGTGTTCAACCATGCCGGAGGTGCTGGGAAGACGTCGCTCACTCTGAATCTGGGCCACGAGCTGGCCGCCTCGGGCCTGCGGGTGCTGCTGATTGATCTAGACCCTCAGGCCAGCCTCACCGGGTGGCTGGGCGTCACAGGCGTGACTCCAGAGCAGACCGCCCACCCCGTGGCCGTGGAGGGCCGCCCCCTGCCAGCGCCAGTGCCCGTGCATGGCCTGCACCTGATTCCCTCTCATATGACCCTGGCCCTGGCCGAGCGGCTGATGATGGGAGCCGTGGGGGCGCAGGGGCGTCTTAACCGTGCGCTGGGAATGGTGCAGGACCACTACGACGTCGTCCTGATTGACAGTCCCCCCAGCCTCGGTCAACTCGCCATTCTGGGCGCCCTGGCCGCTGACCAGATGATTGTGCCGGTCCCGACCCGCCAGAAGGGTCTGGACGCTCTGCCCGGCCTCCAGGTAGCGCTGCGCGAGTACCGCGAAGTTCGCCCCGACCTGGACGTGGCCCTGTATGTGCCAACCTTCTACGATGCCCGGCGCCTGCATGACCGCGAGGTTTTGTCTGACCTGCGCGCCGCCCTCTCGCCGCTCGCCGAGCCGATGCCGCAGCGCGAGGCCGTGTGGCTGGACTCCACCGCCCAGGGTGCCCCGGTGGGCCTCTACGCGCCGGGCAGCCCCGTGCACCGTGATATTCAGCGCCTGACCCGTGAACTGGCCCAGGTGACAGGCCTGGTCTACGCTGGAGGCGTGGCGTGA
- a CDS encoding ParA family protein encodes MIITVAGFKGGVAKTTTSVHLAAYLQNSAPTLLVDGDANRSASLWASHEGLPFTVVPEAQAMKFSRQFEHIVIDTGARPSGDELRDLVGGCDLLVLPTNPEAMSLDALLQTTEALQSLGGQYRILLTLVPPSPSREGDEARALLEGEGLPVMTASIRQTSAFRHASAQGVPVYAVKNSKAAKLAWWDYERAAQEIVAAIGEQA; translated from the coding sequence ATGATCATCACTGTCGCAGGCTTTAAAGGTGGAGTCGCCAAAACGACCACCTCCGTTCATCTGGCGGCCTATCTCCAGAACTCAGCCCCTACTCTGCTGGTGGATGGTGATGCCAACCGGAGTGCATCGCTCTGGGCCTCGCATGAGGGCCTGCCCTTTACCGTGGTGCCCGAAGCCCAGGCCATGAAGTTCTCGCGGCAGTTTGAACACATCGTCATCGATACCGGGGCCCGGCCGTCGGGTGACGAGCTGCGCGACCTGGTGGGTGGCTGTGACCTCCTGGTGCTTCCAACCAACCCTGAAGCCATGAGCCTGGACGCTCTCCTCCAGACAACCGAAGCCCTCCAAAGTCTGGGTGGACAGTACCGGATTCTCCTCACGTTGGTTCCGCCCAGCCCTTCACGCGAAGGTGATGAAGCCCGTGCGCTTCTGGAGGGGGAAGGCCTTCCAGTCATGACGGCGTCTATTCGGCAGACCTCCGCGTTTCGGCATGCCAGTGCTCAGGGCGTGCCTGTCTACGCAGTCAAAAACTCAAAGGCAGCCAAACTGGCGTGGTGGGACTACGAACGCGCCGCACAGGAGATCGTGGCGGCCATTGGAGAGCAGGCGTGA
- a CDS encoding HNH endonuclease, translated as MSRQRAQKKYATVWDPVARRSVRVHRLRAAEALGWPLLPGEVVHHLDGNSLNNTRDNLLVLRSQRHHASLEQYLRRARHGQPTLFPDLLEAYRPGAQGTLFQFVT; from the coding sequence GTGAGCCGTCAACGCGCCCAAAAGAAGTACGCCACAGTCTGGGATCCCGTCGCGCGCCGCAGCGTCCGTGTACACCGCCTCAGGGCGGCTGAAGCCCTAGGTTGGCCTCTGCTGCCCGGTGAGGTCGTCCACCATCTGGACGGCAACTCGCTGAACAACACCCGGGACAACCTGCTGGTTCTGCGCAGTCAAAGACACCACGCTTCCCTGGAGCAGTACCTGCGCCGCGCCCGGCATGGTCAACCCACCCTGTTTCCTGATCTGCTGGAGGCTTACCGGCCGGGCGCGCAGGGGACTCTCTTCCAGTTCGTCACCTGA
- a CDS encoding IS6 family transposase, which yields MTDRKPYRHRFPLSVIGYALRLYHRFPLSQRDVQELLHERGVQVSHETLRQWNIKFAPILTEELRHRELRRGSRWHLDEVYVKVGGVGHWLWRAVDEYGAILDILLQEHRDTEAAKSFFIRILGEYRVPEAIHTDKLWSYGAALRQLPVLHTVEHVQVVSTARCNNLIEQSHRLTRQQERAQLGFKRRKRTQEFLALHARVSNLHRHTRTTVPAALRRSHQSAALLRWREVMQQAA from the coding sequence GTGACTGACCGGAAACCGTACCGCCATCGTTTTCCCCTGAGCGTCATCGGCTACGCCCTACGGCTCTACCACCGCTTCCCGCTCAGCCAGCGTGACGTTCAGGAACTGCTCCACGAGCGCGGTGTTCAGGTCAGCCACGAAACTCTGCGGCAATGGAACATCAAATTCGCACCCATCCTCACCGAAGAACTGCGCCACCGAGAACTCCGCCGGGGTTCTCGGTGGCATCTGGATGAGGTCTACGTCAAGGTCGGTGGGGTGGGGCATTGGTTGTGGCGCGCGGTTGACGAATACGGAGCCATACTCGACATCCTCCTTCAGGAACATCGAGATACCGAGGCGGCCAAGTCCTTTTTTATCCGCATACTCGGTGAATATCGCGTCCCAGAGGCCATTCACACCGACAAGCTGTGGAGCTACGGGGCGGCGCTGCGTCAGCTTCCCGTGCTCCACACCGTGGAGCACGTTCAGGTCGTCTCCACCGCCCGCTGCAACAACCTGATTGAACAGTCGCATCGCCTGACTCGGCAGCAGGAACGTGCTCAGCTCGGCTTCAAACGACGAAAACGGACTCAAGAATTCCTGGCCCTGCACGCCCGAGTCTCGAACCTCCACCGCCACACCCGGACCACGGTCCCCGCCGCCCTCAGACGAAGCCATCAGTCCGCAGCCCTGCTTCGCTGGCGAGAGGTGATGCAGCAGGCGGCTTGA
- a CDS encoding PIN domain-containing protein has translation MTGLLLDASAVIALWRKEPGYEAVRAALTSRACQVSSVTLTELEGKLVGKGDYTHGQVQAVWGHLAPLVSELAFDAACRARATFYYARKNPYSLSLGDAACLGTAEAHGLAVLTAEQNWARLPDLPFVVELIR, from the coding sequence GTGACAGGTCTGCTTTTAGATGCCAGCGCTGTTATCGCTTTGTGGCGGAAAGAGCCTGGCTATGAAGCCGTGCGCGCGGCTCTGACGAGCCGAGCCTGTCAGGTGAGCAGCGTGACCCTGACCGAACTGGAGGGCAAGCTGGTCGGCAAAGGGGACTACACTCATGGGCAAGTGCAAGCTGTGTGGGGCCATTTGGCACCCCTGGTCTCCGAACTAGCATTTGATGCTGCCTGTCGGGCACGGGCCACCTTTTATTACGCGCGCAAAAATCCGTACAGCCTGAGTCTTGGTGACGCGGCCTGTCTAGGGACAGCCGAAGCACATGGGCTGGCTGTGCTGACGGCAGAACAGAACTGGGCTCGCCTGCCGGACCTTCCCTTCGTAGTGGAGTTGATCCGGTGA